Proteins from a genomic interval of Lolium perenne isolate Kyuss_39 chromosome 1, Kyuss_2.0, whole genome shotgun sequence:
- the LOC127327519 gene encoding large ribosomal subunit protein bL21m, with amino-acid sequence MATRRCLLRLLTRRLVPHGPQPLPTVPIAAQTLTSLSQPLAPRAAAAASLRLLPSRSHFATRAPSGSEDEDDDDEEADDEAHYEDDEEGSGGEWGEGDDETPAAKPPSGKTEEEKLAEASEIGYKVVGPLGADEKPFKPYEPVFAVVQIGSHQFKVSNGDSIFTERLKFCDVNDKLILNRVLMLGSQAETVIGRPTLTDATVHAVVEEHALDAKVIIFKKKRRKNYRRTKGHRQELTKLRITNIEGIDKSFLQQEGIDKSESAAVAA; translated from the exons atggcgacgcggcgatgcctCCTGCGCCTCCTCACGCGCCGCCTCGTCCCCCACGGCCCGCAACCCCTCCCCACGGTCCCGATCGCCGCCCAAACCCTAACCTCCCTGTCCCAGCCCCTCgcgccccgcgccgccgccgccgcctcgctaCGGCTCCTCCCCTCGCGCTCCCACTTCGCGACCCGCGCCCCCTCCGGCAGCgaggacgaagacgacgacgacgaggaagcgGACGACGAGGCGCACTACGAGGATGACGAGGAGGGGAGCGGGGGCGAGTGGGGCGAGGGCGACGACGAGACGCCGGCGGCGAAGCCGCCCAGCGGGAAGACGGAGGAGGAGAAGCTCGCCGAGGCGTCCGAGATCGGGTACAAGGTGGTGGGCCCGCTCGGGGCCGACGAGAAGCCCTTCAAGCCCTACGAGCCCGTCTTCGCCGTCGTCCAG ATTGGCTCGCACCAGTTCAAGGTGAGCAATGGCGACTCCATCTTCACCGAGAGGTTGAAGTTCTGCGATGTGAACGACAAG TTAATTTTAAATCGAGTTCTCATGCTTGGCTCACAAGCTGAAACAGTAATTGGGAGGCCAACTCTTACTGATGCTACTGTCCATGCCGTCGTTGAAGAGCAT GCCTTAGATGCAAAAGTTATTATATTCAAGAAGAAAAGGAGGAAAAATTACCGTCGAACAAAGGGACACCGTCAG GAATTGACAAAGCTGAGAATAACTAACATCGAAGGAATAGACAAGTCCTTTCTTCAACAAGAAGGCATAGATAAATCAGAGAGTGCTGCTGTTGCTGCATAA